Proteins encoded within one genomic window of Felis catus isolate Fca126 chromosome C1, F.catus_Fca126_mat1.0, whole genome shotgun sequence:
- the EXTL2 gene encoding exostosin-like 2 isoform X2 — translation MRCCHICKLPGRVMGIRVLRFSLVAILVLLLVAGALTTLLPNIKEDKMLTLRREIKSPGKSTLDSFTLIMQTYNRTDLLLRLLNHYQAVPHLHKVIVVWNNIGEKGPDELWNSLGPHPVPVIFKLQTTNRMRNRLQVFPELETNAVLMIDDDTLISAQDLVFAFSVWQQFPDQIVGFVPRKHVSTSSGIYSYGGFELQTPGFGNGDQYSLVLIGASFFNSKYLDLFQRQPAAVHALIDETQNCDDIAMNFIIAKHTGKTSGVFVKPVNMGNLEKETNGGYPGMWHRAEHFLQRSYCINKLVDIYDSMPLKYSNIMISQFGFPYANHKSKI, via the exons GTGCTGCCACATCTGCAAACTTCCTGGAAGAGTGATGGGGATTCGAGTGCTTCGTTTCTCTTTGGTGGCCATCCTTGTGCTGCTGCTGGTAGCTGGGGCTCTGACCACTTTACTTCCAAATATTAAAGAAGATAAGATGCTCACTCTGCGTAGGGAAATAAAATCCCCGGGCAAGTCCACCCTGGATTCCTTTACTCTGATAATGCAGACATACAACAGAACAGACCTCTTACTGAGACTTCTAAATCATTATCAGGCAGTGCCACACCTGCATAAAGTGATCGTGGTGTGGAACAACATTGGGGAGAAGGGACCGGATGAGTTATGGAATTCTCTAGGGCCTCACCCCGTCCCTGTGATCTTCAAACTACAGACAACAAACAGGATGAGAAATCGACTCCAGGTCTTTCCTGAACTGGAAACCAATG CTGTGTTAATGATAGATGATGACACACTAATTAGTGCCCAAGACCTTGTCTTTGCTTTCTCGGTTTGGCAG cAATTTCCTGACCAAATTGTAGGATTTGTTCCTAGAAAGCATGTCTCTACTTCATCAGGTATCTACAGTTATGGAGGTTTTGAACTGCAGACACCGGGGTTTGGAAATGGTGACCAGTACTCTTTGGTGCTGATTGGAGCCTCATTCTTCAATAGCAAATACCTTGACCTCTTTCAGAGGCAACCTGCAGCTGTCCATGCCTTGATAGATGAAACCCAAAACTGTGATGATATTGCCATGAATTTTATCATTGCCAAACACACTGGGAAGACTTCAGGGGTATTCGTGAAACCTGTAAACATGGgcaatctagaaaaagaaaccaaCGGGGGCTATCCTGGAATGTGGCATCGAGCTGAGCACTTCCTGCAGAGATCTTATTGTATAAATAAGCTTGTTGATATCTATGATAGCATGCCTTTAAAATACTCCAACATTATGATTTCTCAGTTTGGTTTTCCATATGCCAAccacaaaagtaaaatatga
- the EXTL2 gene encoding exostosin-like 2 isoform X1 codes for MDLGYMLRCIGGLSCRNARCCHICKLPGRVMGIRVLRFSLVAILVLLLVAGALTTLLPNIKEDKMLTLRREIKSPGKSTLDSFTLIMQTYNRTDLLLRLLNHYQAVPHLHKVIVVWNNIGEKGPDELWNSLGPHPVPVIFKLQTTNRMRNRLQVFPELETNAVLMIDDDTLISAQDLVFAFSVWQQFPDQIVGFVPRKHVSTSSGIYSYGGFELQTPGFGNGDQYSLVLIGASFFNSKYLDLFQRQPAAVHALIDETQNCDDIAMNFIIAKHTGKTSGVFVKPVNMGNLEKETNGGYPGMWHRAEHFLQRSYCINKLVDIYDSMPLKYSNIMISQFGFPYANHKSKI; via the exons ATGGATCTAGGATATATGCTAAGATGTATAGGAGGGCTCAGCTGCCGAAATGCACG GTGCTGCCACATCTGCAAACTTCCTGGAAGAGTGATGGGGATTCGAGTGCTTCGTTTCTCTTTGGTGGCCATCCTTGTGCTGCTGCTGGTAGCTGGGGCTCTGACCACTTTACTTCCAAATATTAAAGAAGATAAGATGCTCACTCTGCGTAGGGAAATAAAATCCCCGGGCAAGTCCACCCTGGATTCCTTTACTCTGATAATGCAGACATACAACAGAACAGACCTCTTACTGAGACTTCTAAATCATTATCAGGCAGTGCCACACCTGCATAAAGTGATCGTGGTGTGGAACAACATTGGGGAGAAGGGACCGGATGAGTTATGGAATTCTCTAGGGCCTCACCCCGTCCCTGTGATCTTCAAACTACAGACAACAAACAGGATGAGAAATCGACTCCAGGTCTTTCCTGAACTGGAAACCAATG CTGTGTTAATGATAGATGATGACACACTAATTAGTGCCCAAGACCTTGTCTTTGCTTTCTCGGTTTGGCAG cAATTTCCTGACCAAATTGTAGGATTTGTTCCTAGAAAGCATGTCTCTACTTCATCAGGTATCTACAGTTATGGAGGTTTTGAACTGCAGACACCGGGGTTTGGAAATGGTGACCAGTACTCTTTGGTGCTGATTGGAGCCTCATTCTTCAATAGCAAATACCTTGACCTCTTTCAGAGGCAACCTGCAGCTGTCCATGCCTTGATAGATGAAACCCAAAACTGTGATGATATTGCCATGAATTTTATCATTGCCAAACACACTGGGAAGACTTCAGGGGTATTCGTGAAACCTGTAAACATGGgcaatctagaaaaagaaaccaaCGGGGGCTATCCTGGAATGTGGCATCGAGCTGAGCACTTCCTGCAGAGATCTTATTGTATAAATAAGCTTGTTGATATCTATGATAGCATGCCTTTAAAATACTCCAACATTATGATTTCTCAGTTTGGTTTTCCATATGCCAAccacaaaagtaaaatatga
- the EXTL2 gene encoding exostosin-like 2 isoform X3, which produces MGIRVLRFSLVAILVLLLVAGALTTLLPNIKEDKMLTLRREIKSPGKSTLDSFTLIMQTYNRTDLLLRLLNHYQAVPHLHKVIVVWNNIGEKGPDELWNSLGPHPVPVIFKLQTTNRMRNRLQVFPELETNAVLMIDDDTLISAQDLVFAFSVWQQFPDQIVGFVPRKHVSTSSGIYSYGGFELQTPGFGNGDQYSLVLIGASFFNSKYLDLFQRQPAAVHALIDETQNCDDIAMNFIIAKHTGKTSGVFVKPVNMGNLEKETNGGYPGMWHRAEHFLQRSYCINKLVDIYDSMPLKYSNIMISQFGFPYANHKSKI; this is translated from the exons ATGGGGATTCGAGTGCTTCGTTTCTCTTTGGTGGCCATCCTTGTGCTGCTGCTGGTAGCTGGGGCTCTGACCACTTTACTTCCAAATATTAAAGAAGATAAGATGCTCACTCTGCGTAGGGAAATAAAATCCCCGGGCAAGTCCACCCTGGATTCCTTTACTCTGATAATGCAGACATACAACAGAACAGACCTCTTACTGAGACTTCTAAATCATTATCAGGCAGTGCCACACCTGCATAAAGTGATCGTGGTGTGGAACAACATTGGGGAGAAGGGACCGGATGAGTTATGGAATTCTCTAGGGCCTCACCCCGTCCCTGTGATCTTCAAACTACAGACAACAAACAGGATGAGAAATCGACTCCAGGTCTTTCCTGAACTGGAAACCAATG CTGTGTTAATGATAGATGATGACACACTAATTAGTGCCCAAGACCTTGTCTTTGCTTTCTCGGTTTGGCAG cAATTTCCTGACCAAATTGTAGGATTTGTTCCTAGAAAGCATGTCTCTACTTCATCAGGTATCTACAGTTATGGAGGTTTTGAACTGCAGACACCGGGGTTTGGAAATGGTGACCAGTACTCTTTGGTGCTGATTGGAGCCTCATTCTTCAATAGCAAATACCTTGACCTCTTTCAGAGGCAACCTGCAGCTGTCCATGCCTTGATAGATGAAACCCAAAACTGTGATGATATTGCCATGAATTTTATCATTGCCAAACACACTGGGAAGACTTCAGGGGTATTCGTGAAACCTGTAAACATGGgcaatctagaaaaagaaaccaaCGGGGGCTATCCTGGAATGTGGCATCGAGCTGAGCACTTCCTGCAGAGATCTTATTGTATAAATAAGCTTGTTGATATCTATGATAGCATGCCTTTAAAATACTCCAACATTATGATTTCTCAGTTTGGTTTTCCATATGCCAAccacaaaagtaaaatatga